The genomic interval TTCATTTCCAGTGACCTTGCCTTTATTGCTTGATTTAGTCTCCAGTCGCTCCATCGCACGATTCACCGCTTTCAGGAACCGTTCAAAGGAGAAAGGTTTTAGAAGGTAATCGATAGCATTTGCTTCAAATCCTTCTACTGCATACTCAGGATAGGCTGTGGTAAATATTACCAAAGGCTTTACCGGTAAGGTTTCCAGGAACCTGAGGCCGGAAATCACCGGCAGGTTGATATCAAGAAAGAGAAGGTCAATTTCATGCAATTGAAATGCTGGAGCGGCATCAGGGGCATTGGAATAGGTGCCTTTGAGTTCCAGGAATGAAACGGATTCAATATAACCGGACAGGGTGTCCTGTGCCAAGGGTTCATCTTCAATAATGAGGCAGGAAATCTTATTCATCTAATGGGACTTTCAGTTCGACCATAAACTCTGAATTGCTTTCCGTTACTGACAATTTGTGATTTTCAGGATAGAGTAAATCAAGCCTTTGTTTGAGATTCTTCAACCCGATGCCTTTGTATTTACTGTCAGTCTCTATCGAAACGCCTTTGTTATTGGTAAGGCGGGCTATGAAGAAGCCCGCCTCAATGATGAATTCAAAGTTTGCATAAGTGTTGGATACTGCTCCTTTAACTCCATGTTTGAAACTATTCTCAAGCAAAGGCAACAGTAAGAGGGGTGCAATTTTATAGCTGCCAGGGTCACCCTTAATTTCCAGGCTGATTGTCACTCCAGGCCCCGACCTGATCCTTTGCAATTCGACATAATCACTCATGGCAGCAAGTTCTACCGCCAGACTCACCCGGTCAGCTTCAGCTTCATACAGAATATGGCGAAGGAAATCTGATAGCCGTAATACAATGGTTGGTGTTTCCGGTGATTGGTTTAAAACGAGGTTGTAGATTCCTGAAAGGCTGTTGAACAGGAAATGAGGATTCAACTGACTCTTCAATGCCAGTAAGCGGGTTTCGGTGTTTTCCTTTTCCACCACCACCAGCTTGCTTTTAGTATCCATCAGCAGGAACCAGCCCTTGGATAGTTTTAATAAACTTGTTACCCCCATCAGGGCCAGGACGAACTTCAGCAGATCAAAGAACTCGTAATAGGAAATGAAATAGTAGCCAGGCAGGAGATAGTCGATGAACCTGGAAAAAACGACGATATTTAGTGCTGTCGATCCAATTGCCAGCACTGCAAAGGCAATTCCGAAGAGAATGTACTTTCTTTTTCCCAACAGGTGAGGGATGAGTAGCATCAGGTTGAGGTAAATACCTGGCAATAAGGTGAGGATAAAGATGAAGGTGTAAAGAATGTCAATTTGCAGCACTTCATCTGAAGATGAAAAGACTTTGAACAGCACATAGAAAGCACAGGCCCAGAATGCGAGATGTTGAAGAAGCCTGACTGAAAACAGCTTTTTCATGGTTTATTTTTTATTTGATGCTTTCTGCCTGGTCAGTATCATGGTGTAGTCGCTCTTATTCTTATCTGTGCCAAAAGCTTCCGGATCCTGTCCATATTTTCTGATGAATTTCTGCAGATCTGCAGTATTTGCTGTAAGAATCACCTGCTGATGATCCGGATCTTTGTCATCAAGGTCGTAAGGAGTCCGCTCATGTGCAATGCGTACCTTGTTCTGGTTGAAAAGTGTCATCAGCCATTCCTCATTGTACCATTTAATGGTCACTACATTATTGCTGATGCTTGCCTGGGCCAGGGAATGTGCCTGGACAAAGTGAAACCCTTCAAGATCGGTATGCCCGGCATCCTCTGCAGGATAAAAGTCGATATACAGTTGCTTGTCGAGCTGGAAAAGATGGGCAATAAACCGGCTTGTACCTTTTTCATCAGAATAAGCGATATCATAAGCTTTATCAGGGATATCAGCTTTAGCTAACCCTGCTTTTCTCATATGCCTGCTGATTTCCCAGTTAGAGTCATCCTTGCCGGTCCATTTGCCTAGCAGTTCCTCTTTATAAACCAGGTCTTTGTCAGTATAAAATGGATGGATCGATTTGATAAAACATCCCGGCAAAAGAGCCAGAATGAGTAGTGCGGAAATAATGATTTTTGTTTTCATGATTGTTTTGGATTGATTATGCAGCAAAATAAGCCTGCATTTCACCCCTGTAGAAATTATTTCGATGAACATCACCCGTATTTCGATGAACATGATTTTAGACTACGATTATCACATATCCACTTTGATAAATACATTTCTAAAAAGACCTTCTTGTTAGATCCAGTAAACCATTGATTACAGTAAGCGGATGTGCAGGATTTCCGGGAATATACAAATCAACAGGATACCGGTCCAGGAAGGAACGGTTAAGAGCGGGGCTTCCGGAAAAAAGCCCCCCGCTAATGGCATCCGTTCCTACCAGCACAATGAGTTTTGGATCCGGTGTGGCATCATAACAGATCTGAAGGGGTTCAGCCATATTCTCAGTAATCGGGCCGGTAATTACAATTCCATCTGCATGGCGGGGTGAAGCTACAAACTCAATGCCGAAGCGTCCCATGTCAAATTGCACATTATTAGCCGCATTCAATTCCCATTCACAACTGTTATCACCACCTGCAGATACCTGCCTTAACTTCAGTGAACGGCCAAACAGGCTGTGAATTTCTTTCCTGACTTTTTCGGGATTGATGGCTATTGGTTGGTCGTCTCCTTCTTTGACTATAAGGCCTTCACGCTCATTGGTCGAAATCTTGTAATCAGTAGTAAACTGAATTTTATCGGGGAAAGCCATCGCACATTCCCCACAGAACGTACATTTCCCAAGGTCAATGCTCACCGGGTTTGCCGATATGGCATGAGTCGGACATGTAGCCTGTAACCGTGACTCATCAACTTTCACAAGGCTAATAACCGGCCTTCCCCTGAAAATACCCGGGACTTTCGCTGTTGTAACATCAGGAATAAATTGCTTCCCCTGGTGATATAGTATTTTGAGATTGTTATACATGGGTCGTTGAGGATTAAAATGGTTAAATGAGCTTTTGCCAGGTAGTATGAGTCTAACTTCCTGAAACACATTTACAAATCATGCCCGCAATAGGATAAATTGAAACTTTTATTGCAAATAGGGAAATCAGAAATCTCATTATTTCTGACAGCCAATGCTAATGCCATCCAGTTGTGAAAGGATGGGTCCTTGATTTTATAATGCAGCAGTTCTCCTTCCGGACCAGTAATAGCTGCATGGCATATTTCTCCCCGCCAGCCTTCCACTAATGAAAGAGTAAATAAATTGGTTCCCGGGTTTAATAAATTGTCTCTTTCTGATGGACTAACTTCAGGGATTTCTTTCAGAAGTTCACGAATATGTTTTATTGACTGAAAAACTTCTTCTCTTCGAATCTGAACCCGTGAGTAGACATCTCCATGATGCTTTACAACAGGTTCGTGATTTAGCCTCGGATACATGCTGTAAGGGTGCGAATTTCTCACATCCCGCTTAAGTCCGGATGAACGGGCTGCCATCCCGACAACCCCGATGGTTATTGCATCTTCAGTCGAAACAACCCCTGTTCGTTCAAAACGTGAGAGTGCACTGGGCAAATTGGACAATTCTACATTCATTTCTGTAAAATCAGGCTCAAAGGTATCCAGTACTTCTAAGAGCCTGTCCGCCAGTTCCCTGGTCACAGGAAATCTATTCAGCCCGGGCCTGATAAAGCCCTTGGAGAGTCGGTTTCCGCACCATTCCTGCATGAAATTTACAATGGGTGTGCGTAATCGTCCAAATACAGCACTGCCGAGTTGATAGGCTATATCAGTGCATAATGCACTCAAATCACCCGTATGAATGGCAATCCGCTCCAACTCAAGGGCTATTGTTCGTGAGAAATCAATATCGGGAGTAGTTTGAAAGTTACAAAGGCTTTCCCAGGTATGGGCAAATGCAGTGGCATGCCCTACAACAGTGTCTCCTGCAATGTTTTCAGAAAGGGTTGCTTTTTCTTTCAGCGACTTGACATCAAGAAATAATTTCTCAATCCCCCGATGTTGATAGCCCAGTTGTATTTCCAGGTGCAGAATCTGCTCTCCGTTGCAAATAAACCTGAAATGTCCGGGTTCAATGACCCCTGCATGTATCGGGCCAACACCAACTTCATGAAGTTCCTCACTATCAATGGAATAAAAGGGGTACCCTGCAATTTCCTTATTCTTGTCAAAGCGATCATGCGAAAACCTGACCGGTTTTAACCACGGATGATCAGAATAATCTATTCCAAAATTTTCATGGATTTCACGCTCAAATTTTTCAAAGCAGAGCTGCTTCGCAGAAAAAGAATGATATGGATTTCCGGTTTCAACAAGGCATGAAGAAACATAAATCTGATGATCAGTATCGTCAGCTATGCAACAAATCAGCTTAATGGCATTGCCTTCTTTATAGCCGAAATAATTCACGCAATGCCGGGCTGTACTTTCGGATACCATGCCGGTGTTCAATATCAGGAAAGCCATGTAGGAAACCACTGGTATTTCCTTGACCAAAACCGGCTGATTGTTCTTTATGGTTAGGTAATGCATAGTCTGATTTTATAAGTTTTTTGTGGCAGGTTTTCAGCCTGATACTGTATTGCAGGCTTTATAACATGCACTGACTTTAAACCGGCAAAGTTGGCAGCAGGCTGACACTGTCTTTAAGTAATTCCACAAATACAGCCGGTGGATTAAGTCCCAGGTATACAGCTAAAACAAGAAGTACAAACTGGGTAACTGATTCCCAGGGACTGATTTTTTCAGCTACTGAATCATCAAATCCGATGGCAGGAACAAAAAGGATTTTAAAGATATTTTTCCCAAAGGACCAGATGATAATGGTAAGAAGCAATAATACCGGGATGAGAAGAAGGATCTGACCTTGATCAAATATTGATTTGAAGATCAGGAATTCACTCACAAACAAACCGGAAGGAGGCATTGCAGTTGCACTGATGAATCCCAGTAAAAGGACCATTGCACCTGTAGTATTGTATTTAAAGTAGTTCCCGATGTGATAGATGTTTTTGTTCTGAAAAACACGGTAGAGCTGATTGTATTGAAAGAAAAGACTCGACTTGACAAATGCATGCAATATGATGTGCAGAACTGCCGCATAATACCCAATTCCACCTGCGGCAACTCCCAGCATAACAATCCCCATATGTTCAATGCCCGAATAAGCAAACATACGTTTCACATTTTTAACTTTCAGCATATATACAGCTGAAACAAAGATGGAAAGAAATGCTGCTGTGCCTACAACCAGCTGTGCCCAGTGCAAAAGCGGAGTATTGGCGATCACAATGTAAAAACGAAAAATCCCGACAAAGCCCAGGTTCATGAGTACAGTTGCCAGTAAGGCTCCCGCCGGGGCAGGGGCTTTATCTTTTGCATCAATACCCGCTGTAAACATCGGGACTAAACCAAGTTTTGCTGTAAAACCGGTGAAAATGAAAAGAAATGCCATCCTGAGCCAGACAGGGTTCAGTTCTGCTTTGCGTGCTAACAGGTTGGTAAATGAAAGGTCATCAGAACCTGCATGCTGTAATGAAAGGCTAAGGAACAAGATGCCGATGAAAATAAATGTAATGCTGATGGCACAGATAAAAACATATTTCCAGGTGCCTTCAAGTGCGAGCTTGTTGCGATGGTGATAGATTAATGCTGAAGCACTTAAAGTGGTAATCTCAGTAAATATCCAGGTAACAGCAATGTGATTCGAAAGGTACCCGGCACTAATCGCGGTTATCAATAACACAATCGAGGTGAGGTAGATAGCTCTTGTCTGAGGATTCTCTTTATGATTTTCTATATAAATGTAACTATGTATCATCGAAGGGACGGCTATAATACTCATCGTGATAAGTAATATGATCCCCAGAGAATCAAAAGAAAAATAAATGAGTTCAGAACTTCCGTGATGTGCGCCGGCATAAATGGTAAATGCGGATTGTAAAAGCAGGAATAAACCTGCCAGTGAATAAACAAGCCATTTAGCCCTGCTAATAAACAGGATAATGGCGATGGCAAATGCAGTTATGAGATATATTCCAATCATCAGAGTCTCGTTTAATAGTCTTTTAAGTTACTTAGCTGATCCACATCCACATCTTTAAATACATCACCTATCTTGTTCAGGAAGATCCCTAGAATCAGTACACTGGCAAAAATATCCAGCATTATACCCAGGTTGACCAGCATGGGCATTTCATTGCCAATCGCTAATGATAAAACAAATACACCATTCTCAATGACCATATAGCCCATCACATGGGTAATGATCTTACGGCGGGTGGCGATAAGGTAAAGCCCGAAAAATAAGGTTGAAAGTGCAACAACAAAGAAAATCTTATCCAGGTTATCATCTTTTATGGTATTGGATATCAATATTGTAATGATGACTATCACCGTTGTGATCACTAAGGATACAAAATTTGGAAGAAAGGGCTCAGCTTCCCTGGTAATGTTATTTCGCTTAAGCAGGTATCCCAGGAAAATAGGGACTGCCAGCGACTTGAATACGATAGTTTCAAGCAGGATCAAGACCAGGTTGAGGGTATTGATTTCACTCAACTGGATAAATACCACGAAAAAAAGGAGTACCCCCTGTAGCGCCAACACCTTAATATACGTCATCAGCCGATTGGCGATGGCCATATAGAATAGAGTGATAATGAATGTGATAAGGAGAACATGTATCATAATTTCAAAGGTTTTGGAGCATCTTAAATGAACTTTTCAAGGATCAGTAAAACACCAAAAAATATCAGCAGGCTTACCGATGTTAAGGCAACAACAAATTGCGGATTATGACTCATCCTGAACCTGGCCATAAATGATTCAATCAAACCTATCGCTACAGCCATGAGGAACTGAATTCCAAAAAACGATGGAATGGCGTATTGGTAAGGTATTACCCCGATAAAAAGGTTTACAATGAGTGCTCCGTAAATGGCGAATTTCACATACCCGGCAGTTAGGATAAGTCCAAGATCAAACCCACTGTTATCTAATATCATAACTTCATGAATCATGGTCAGTTCAAGATGGGTTTTAGGGTCATCAATGGGCATCCGACTGCTTTCAATCATGGCTATCATCAATAAAACAAAGGTTGCCAGTGCCGCCAATGCATAGCTGATTTGTGATCCGATATGGAGGGCTGCAAATATTTCCTGGAAGGAGGTATGGCCGGACAACAAAGCCAGCGATCCCATCAGGATAAAGAAGGCTGGTTCGGCAAACATCGAATACAAGGCTTCGCGACTGGCTCCCATGCCTTCAAAACTGCTTCCGGTATCCATGGCTGCAATGATGCTGAAAAATTTTCCAAGGCCCAGCACATAAGCAAAGAAGATGAAATCTCCATTGAAACTCAGTACACCCCTCGATTGACCAAAAGGAACCACCAGCATAGCCATGATGACAGACGCAAAGTAAATGGTGGGTGCAATCTGAAAGACAAAACTTGTGGTTTCGCTATAAACCACACCTTTGCGAAACAAACGTACCACGTCAAATACCGGTTGCAGCAGTCCAGGTCCTTTTCGCCCGGAAGCCAGGCTTTTTGTCCGGATAATGACACCTGTAAAGAAGATGGCAGCTATCAGTATTAATATTACACTCAGCATTTTATAGTTGTTTTAAAAAGTCGATGAATGATTTCAGGTATTGATAAAGAATGGGTAAGCTTAAAACAGAAAGAATGAAAAGCACACCGTAAAGGATGTAAAACTGCAGTTTCCCGTTATTAAGAAATACAAACCGGCCAAGGAAGGCTTTATTGGTTTTCAAAGGACTGTCAATCAGCCATTTTTCCATCTTATCATATGGATGGGTATGATATTTTACTTCGTCAGGAAATATACCATGAACTTCATTTTCATGTTTTCCAATGGATAAAAAAGGAGCGAATAATTTACTATAAGTTCTCACAAATGAACTTGCTGTGTATTGCATTTTTGGTGAAGGTGAGCCATACCCACAACCCCATGTAGGACCGGTTTCAATTTTTCTGTGCTTTAATGCAAACTTCCTGAACATATAAATTGAGCCAGCCACCAGGATGAGTAATCCCGAAGCAAAACTTATAGGTTGAATAGAGCTAAAGGCTTCGTAATGTGCCGGGTTGAATGCTGGAGCACCATTTCCAGTCATAAGGCTGACCGGCTTAGACAAGAGAGTAATAAATATCATTGGAAAGAGCCCGATCAGGAGAATAATTCCAACTAAAAGGTACATGGGTAATAACTGTAGAAACGGGGCTTCCTTGCAGGATTGCGGCAACTCGCTCCTTGCATTACCCAGGAACACAATTCCGAAAGCCTTGGTGAAGCACAGCAATGCTAATCCTCCCACCATCGCAAGTCCTGCAGTGGAAAAAATAGCCGCCAGCAAGGGAACCATTGTTGCATCTGAAAGCCATTTATATAAACCGATGTAGATGATATACTCGGAAACAAACCCGTTAAATGGTGGTATCCCGCATATAGCAATGGCTGCAATCAGAAAGAGTGCTGCAGTTTGAGGCATCTTCCTGATCAGTCCGCCAAGTTTCTCAATGCTGATGGTATGTGTTGACTGGTAAACATTCCCGACAGCATAAAACAAAAGTGATTTGAAGAGCGCATGATTCAGGGTATGCAGCATGGCACCAGTAAAACCTAAAGTCGCCATCACCTGGCTCCCGGTTCCCATGCCTATGCATCCAATCCCGATTCCAATTCCTATGATCCCGATGTTTTCGATGCTATGATAGGCAAGTAGTCGTTTCAGATTATGTTGCACTATGGCAAGCATAACTCCATAAAGCCCTGAAATAACAGAGATGATTAAAATCATGTATCCAACCGATGTGATGTCGGTTACAATAAGCAAGATCATTCTCAGAATGCCAAAGATCCCGATTTTGATAATGACACCCGACATGATGCCTGATACATGCGATGGAGCTGCCGGGTGGGCATAAGGTAACCAGGTATGAAAAGGAACCAGTCCTGCTTTTATGGCAAATCCAATGAAGAATAGTACAAATAGCATAAAGGAAGAGGACACAGGAATACTGGCCGAATAGGTGGCAATGGCTTGAAAGTCATAACTTCCTGTCTTGGATGCCACCCATATGAAACCAATCATCATAAATAATATAGCCACATGGGCTTGCACCAGGTAATTAATACCGGCCTTTATGGTAATACTAAGTTCATGTTCGAAAATAATCACCAGGAATGAAGCAAGTGTCATGATTTCCCAGGCTATAAGAAATGCTAAGCTGTTCTGAATCATGCAGATACTTATCATTGCGGCATGCTGAAGAAAGAAGGCAATACTGTGGAGGGAAAGGTTATTCCGCTGTTCGCGGTAGGCTTTCATGTAAAACAGTCCGTAGAAGCCACCCGTTAAAAAGACCAGGTTAATAATCAGTATAAACCAACCTGACAGGGCATCAATGCGAATAGGAATGGTTCCAAAAACATATCCCCCGGGTAGCGATATACTGATCACTTCGCTTATAAGGCTCTGGATGGCATAATATCCTGATAATACCGAATTGATGAATACCAGGATAAATGCAGCAATTCCTTTGGCATTCACTTTCAGGAAAGGTATAATGATGATACCGCCGAAGATTATCAGGAATATTGCCATTACCATGCTCATGACACAACATTAAAAACGGTGAGTAGAAACATGGCTAAAATAAAAACGATACCATAGAGCACATAGGATTGTACCCGTCCATTCTGAATGAAGCTGAAATAATTAGCCGAATACAATAGCCTGCGGGTAAAGGGGCCAATCAGCCTTTTTTCAAAGAAATCCAGGTAATGGGATATATAGGATCTGCGCTCAGGGAAGATTTCCCCAGGTTTCAATTCCTGGTAACCTTTTTTCTCAATCAAAAGGAAGTTGAGGATCTTTCCCATCGGTTTGGAAAATGATTTACTGGTATATTGCATCCTGCTGTTGGGAGCGACATATCCGCAGCCCCAGGTACTTGCAGTTCGCTGAACCCTGTAGTGCATCATCCTGGAGCGAATAAACCAGGATATTGCGATTATACCCACCAGAAGGAGGGAGTACCAACTGATTTGGCTGACCGACACTGCATATTGGGTAAGGATAACCGAATCTGACAGGCTGGGATAAGCCTGATTAAGGGCATTTCCAACAATGTTGAGGTAGTAGGCTGGAATAAATGCTACACTCAGCATTACCAATATGATAAGATACTGAGGAATTAACATGATCTGTGAAACTTCACGTGGCTTTTCATGGAGTTCTTTACGTGGCTGTCCGAGGAAAATGGTACTGAAAGTCTTGGTGAAAGCCAGTAGTGACAAACCTCCGATAATACTTAAACCGGCTAATGACAGTACAAAGAGTAGAATCTGGCTGATACTGTTAGAACCAATTCCTTGAATAAGTCCAAGGTAGATGATGAATTCCGAAATAAAACCATTCAATGGGGGAAGCCCCACCTATGGCCAGGGCTCCGATCAGGAAAAGTCCTGCAGTTTTAGGCATTGATTTGATCAAACCACCAAGCTTTTCCATATTTCGTGTATGGGTCTGCTGATATACAGAGCCTGCAGAATAAAATAACAATGATTTGAATAAGGAATGGTTCAACACATGCAATAATGCTCCGCCGAATCCAAGAAAGTACATCACCGGGGAATGGTTCCCAATCCCAATAGTACCAATCCCAATTCCAATCCCGATGATTCCGATGTTCTCAATGGTGCAGTAGGCAAGCATTTTTTTAAAATCACGATGCA from Bacteroidales bacterium carries:
- a CDS encoding response regulator transcription factor translates to MNKISCLIIEDEPLAQDTLSGYIESVSFLELKGTYSNAPDAAPAFQLHEIDLLFLDINLPVISGLRFLETLPVKPLVIFTTAYPEYAVEGFEANAIDYLLKPFSFERFLKAVNRAMERLETKSSNKGKVTGNEPSGFIMLRADKRLHKIDLSDISYLESLGDYVKIHLGEKSLVVHETFKSLLNSLPEEQFVQVHKSFIIPLHRLIYIEGNQIKIGDQMIPIGAMFKESLIQKLKNSQ
- a CDS encoding histidine kinase, with translation MKKLFSVRLLQHLAFWACAFYVLFKVFSSSDEVLQIDILYTFIFILTLLPGIYLNLMLLIPHLLGKRKYILFGIAFAVLAIGSTALNIVVFSRFIDYLLPGYYFISYYEFFDLLKFVLALMGVTSLLKLSKGWFLLMDTKSKLVVVEKENTETRLLALKSQLNPHFLFNSLSGIYNLVLNQSPETPTIVLRLSDFLRHILYEAEADRVSLAVELAAMSDYVELQRIRSGPGVTISLEIKGDPGSYKIAPLLLLPLLENSFKHGVKGAVSNTYANFEFIIEAGFFIARLTNNKGVSIETDSKYKGIGLKNLKQRLDLLYPENHKLSVTESNSEFMVELKVPLDE
- a CDS encoding NADH:ubiquinone oxidoreductase, which gives rise to MYNNLKILYHQGKQFIPDVTTAKVPGIFRGRPVISLVKVDESRLQATCPTHAISANPVSIDLGKCTFCGECAMAFPDKIQFTTDYKISTNEREGLIVKEGDDQPIAINPEKVRKEIHSLFGRSLKLRQVSAGGDNSCEWELNAANNVQFDMGRFGIEFVASPRHADGIVITGPITENMAEPLQICYDATPDPKLIVLVGTDAISGGLFSGSPALNRSFLDRYPVDLYIPGNPAHPLTVINGLLDLTRRSF
- a CDS encoding NADH dehydrogenase subunit; amino-acid sequence: MHYLTIKNNQPVLVKEIPVVSYMAFLILNTGMVSESTARHCVNYFGYKEGNAIKLICCIADDTDHQIYVSSCLVETGNPYHSFSAKQLCFEKFEREIHENFGIDYSDHPWLKPVRFSHDRFDKNKEIAGYPFYSIDSEELHEVGVGPIHAGVIEPGHFRFICNGEQILHLEIQLGYQHRGIEKLFLDVKSLKEKATLSENIAGDTVVGHATAFAHTWESLCNFQTTPDIDFSRTIALELERIAIHTGDLSALCTDIAYQLGSAVFGRLRTPIVNFMQEWCGNRLSKGFIRPGLNRFPVTRELADRLLEVLDTFEPDFTEMNVELSNLPSALSRFERTGVVSTEDAITIGVVGMAARSSGLKRDVRNSHPYSMYPRLNHEPVVKHHGDVYSRVQIRREEVFQSIKHIRELLKEIPEVSPSERDNLLNPGTNLFTLSLVEGWRGEICHAAITGPEGELLHYKIKDPSFHNWMALALAVRNNEISDFPICNKSFNLSYCGHDL
- a CDS encoding NADH-quinone oxidoreductase subunit H — translated: MLSVILILIAAIFFTGVIIRTKSLASGRKGPGLLQPVFDVVRLFRKGVVYSETTSFVFQIAPTIYFASVIMAMLVVPFGQSRGVLSFNGDFIFFAYVLGLGKFFSIIAAMDTGSSFEGMGASREALYSMFAEPAFFILMGSLALLSGHTSFQEIFAALHIGSQISYALAALATFVLLMIAMIESSRMPIDDPKTHLELTMIHEVMILDNSGFDLGLILTAGYVKFAIYGALIVNLFIGVIPYQYAIPSFFGIQFLMAVAIGLIESFMARFRMSHNPQFVVALTSVSLLIFFGVLLILEKFI